The following proteins are encoded in a genomic region of Camarhynchus parvulus chromosome 4A, STF_HiC, whole genome shotgun sequence:
- the ABCB7 gene encoding ATP-binding cassette sub-family B member 7, mitochondrial, giving the protein MAVLGAPRGLAAAASRKRRLLLALALLRPPPAATVACFAGGAVGSGRRGPRAAPGRVQIPPVCRQGSWHSLGGNYSRPLLEHSEILPRWQLMEKRMCWHGHAGGGLHTDPKEGLKEIDAKKIIRAMLSYVWPKDRPDLRARVALSLGFLASAKAMNILVPFMFKYAVDSLNEVSGNVLNLGDAPSTAATLATAVLVGYGISRAGAALFNEARNAVFGKVAQNSIRRIAKNVFLHLHNLDLAFHLSRQTGALSKTIDRGTRGISFVLSALVFNLGPTMFEVALVSGILYYKCGAEFALVTLGTLGAYAAFTIGITQWRTKFRIEMNKADNDAGNAAIDSLLNYETVKYFNNEKYEAQRYDEFLKTYEKASLKTTSTLALLNFGQSAIFSVGLTAIMVLASQGIIAGSLSVGDLVMVNGLLFQLSLPLNFLGTVYRETRQALIDMNTLFTLLSVDTKIKDKELAPPLQITPQTASIAFDNVHFEYLKGQKVLAGVSFEVPAGKKVAIVGGSGSGKSTIVRLLFRFYEPQKGNIYVAGQNIQDVSLESLRKAIGVVPQDAVLFHNTIYYNLLYGNTEATAEEVYAVARLAGIHDAILRMPNGYNTQVGERGLKLSGGEKQRVAIARAMLKEPLIFLYDEATSSLDSITEENILKAMRDMVKHRTSIFIAHRLSTVVDADEIIVLDQGKVAERGRHAELLANPSNLYYEMWHTQSSKVLHSHNHPDWEERHSHTSKEEERKKLEEEIINSVKGCGNCSC; this is encoded by the exons ATGGCGGTGCTGGGGGCACCGCGGGGCCTGGCGGCCGCAGCCTCCCGCAAGCGGCGGCTGCTGCtcgccctggccctgctgcgcccgccgcccgccgccacCGTCGCTTGCTTCGCCGGAGGAGCGGTGGGGAGCGGGCGGCGAGGCCCTCGAGCCGCCCCGGGAAGAGTACAG ATTCCACCAGTCTGCAGGCAAGGATCATGGCACAGTCTGGGAGGGAATTATTCAAGACCATTATTGGAGCATTCAGAG ATCTTGCCCAGGTGGCAGCTGATGGAGAAGAGGATGTGTTGGCATGGCCATGCTGGTGGAGGGCTTCACACAGATCCAAAGGAAGGG CTGAAGGAGATCGATGCCAAGAAGATCATCCGGGCCATGCTGTCCTACGTGTGGCCCAAGGACCGGCCCGACCTGCGCGCCAGGGTCGCCCTTTCCCTGGGCTTCCTGGCCAGTGCCAAG GCCATGAATATTTTGGTTCCCTTCATGTTCAAATATGCAGTGGACAGCCTGAACGAGGTGTCTGGGAACGTGCTCAACCTCGGCGATGCCCCGAGCACCGCGGCCACCCTGGCAACTGCTGTCCTCgtgggct ATGGTATCTCAAGAGCTGGGGCAGCGTTATTTAATGAAGCTAGAAATGCAGTATTTGGGAAGGTAGCTCAAAATTCAATCAGGAGGATTGCCAAGAATGTTTTCCTGCACCTTCACAACCTGGACCTGGCCTTCCATCTGAGCAGGCAAACAGGAGCTCTGTCAAAAACCATCGACAGAGGCACCAGGGGCATCAGCTTTGTTCTCAGTGCTTTAGTGTTTAACCTGGGACCCACAATGTTTGAGGTGGCTCTGGTCAGTGGAATTCTG TATTACAAGTGTGGTGCCGAGTTTGCTTTGGTCACTCTGGGGACCCTGGGAGCCTACGCAGCGTTCACCATAGGAATCACACAGTGGAG gaCAAAGTTTCGGATAGAAATGAACAAAGCTGACAACGACGCTGGTAACGCTGCCATTGACTCGCTCCTGAATTATGAGACTGTGAAG TATttcaataatgaaaaatacGAAGCCCAACGGTATGATGAGTTCCTGAAGACCTATGAAAAAGCCTCCCTGAAGACTACCTCTACTTTAGCTCTCCTCAACTTTGGCCAGAGTGCCATATTTAGTGTGGGTTTAACAGCCATCATGGTGCTCGCCAGCCAGGGCATTATTGCAG GCAGCCTTTCTGTTGGAGATCTGGTAATGGTGAATGGATTGCTGTTCCAGCTTTCTCTGCCCCTGAACTTCCTGGGAACAGTGTACAGAGAGACAAGACAAGCACTGATAGATATGAATACCTTGTTTACACTTCTCAGTGTAGATACCAAAATTAAA GACAAAGAGCTGGCTCCACCCCTGCAGATCACCCCCCAGACTGCTTCCATTGCCTTTGACAATGTGCATTTTGAATACCTGAAGGGGCAGAAAGTCCTTGCTGGAGTGTCCTTTGAAGTCCCTGCAGGAAAGAAAGTGGCCATTGTAGGAGGTAGTGGGTCAGG GAAAAGCACCATTGTGAGGTTATTATTTCGTTTCTATGAACctcagaaaggaaacatttatGTTGCTGGACAGAACATCCAAGATGTCAGTTTGGAAAGTCTGAGAAAGGCAATAGGAGTTGTGCCTCAG GATGCTGTTCTCTTCCATAACACCATCTACTACAACCTGCTCTATGGCAACACAGAGGCCACAGCAGAGGAGGTGTACGCggtggccaggctggcagggatcCATGATGCCATCCTGAGGATGCCCAATGGCTACAACACCCAGGTTGGGGAGCGAGGACTCAAACTCTCAG gaggagaaaagcaaagagttGCAATTGCCAGAGCAATGTTAAAGGAGCCACTTATTTTTCTCTATGATGAAGCCACATCATCTTTAGATTCAATTACAGAAGAG AACATTCTCAAAGCCATGAGGGACATGGTGAAGCACCGGACGTCGATTTTCATTGCCCACAGGTTGTCCACGGTGGTGGATGCAGATGAGATCATCGTGCTGGATCAG GGTAAAGTCGCAGAACGTGGCAGGCACGCAGAGCTCCTGGCAAACCCCAGCAATCTCTACTATGAGAtgtggcacacacagagcagcaaagtGCTCCACAGTCACAACCACCCAGACTGGGAGGAGAGACATAGCCACACGTccaaagaggaggaaaggaagaagctAGAAGAAGAAATTATCAACAGTGTGAAAGGCTGTGGGAACTGTTCGTGCTGA